Proteins encoded together in one Procambarus clarkii isolate CNS0578487 chromosome 11, FALCON_Pclarkii_2.0, whole genome shotgun sequence window:
- the LOC138363493 gene encoding uncharacterized protein, whose translation MVYTCQITKCRNLSQQSPVDYLELEDLLQVAEASTAHPYPDLKLPQINIPTFSGNENESWDDFWSKFVDAVDSKANIPQTTKFTYLQGLLRNEALKVISNITLTSDGYTLAVQVLKNNYDNKKRTITILVQKLLDLPSANNSTDSLQTFRLELVSLLKALSLKVQIQTTE comes from the exons atggtgtacacctgtcag attaccaagtgtcgaaatctgtcacaacagtcacctgttgactaccttgaattagaagatttacttcaagttgctgaag CCTCTACTGCACATCCATATCCTGATCTCAAATTACCTCAgatcaatatacccacattctctggtaacgagaatgagagttgggatgatttctggagtaaattcgtggatgcagtagactctaaagctaACATCCCTCAAACAACcaagttcacttatttacaaggcttgttacgaaatgaagccttgaaggtaatctctaacataacactaaccagtgatggttacaccctaGCTGTTCAAGTGCTCAAGAACAACTACGATAACAAGAAAAGAACTATTACtatcttagttcaaaaattgctggatttaccatctgctaataattctacagattctctccaaactttcagactagagttagtatctttactcaaggccttaagccttaaagttcAAATTCAGACTACTGAATAG